From a single Arachis hypogaea cultivar Tifrunner chromosome 3, arahy.Tifrunner.gnm2.J5K5, whole genome shotgun sequence genomic region:
- the LOC112779388 gene encoding uncharacterized protein — MTPYDGTSDLSHHLRNFRSRMYLTDASDAIRCKAFPTTLIKTAIKWFDSLPPGLITSFDDLAKKFLARFSIQKDKAKHAPSLLGIKQGDQENLRSYIKRFNKACLDIQNLIAEAAIIGLINGLREGPFRHSISKKHPTSLNEVQERTEKYINMEENS, encoded by the coding sequence atgaccccgtaTGATGGTACGTCTGATCTGAGTCATCATCTCAGAAATTTCAGAAGTCGGATGTATCTCAcagatgcctcagatgcaattcgttgcaaagccttccctACCACCTTGATCAAgacagcaataaagtggttcgacagcttgcCGCCAGGGTTGATAACAAGCTTTGATGACCTCGCCAAGAAATTCttagctagattctccatccagaaagacaaagccaagCACGCTCCAAGCCTActagggattaagcaaggagatcaggaaaACCTTCGCAGTTACataaaaagattcaataaagcatgcctggacatacaaaatctTATAGCAGAGGCAGCCATCATCGgtctcatcaacggcctacgagaaggaccctttagaCACTCCATATCTAAAAAGCATCCAACATCTCTCAACGAGGTTCAAGAACGGACGGAAAAATACattaatatggaggagaactcctga